The Thunnus thynnus chromosome 22, fThuThy2.1, whole genome shotgun sequence genome includes a window with the following:
- the LOC137174283 gene encoding uncharacterized protein, whose product MTSPVFAFYLTCLFLVEMAQMTDLKFSSSVRQDSGFISANGGDEVTLQCSYEGVVSRLYWYKQILGQKPRLISTFYIYESNGTFHNELKNNPRFTLDNENKKNNLKITDLHISDSATYYCISSYSYSYEFLESIIVNVKGSGLNIEASVHQSASENIQPGGSVTLNCIVHTGTCDDGKHSVYWFKNSQESHPGIIYTHGGRNDQCERNNNTQTHTCVYNLPMKSLDLSHNGTYYCAVASCGQILFGNGTTLDIENEVDSLVLVYFLSGALAFTTILSVLSAFSVCMMNMINSFKSAESQARISAPSTVNAKVYKDADNLYYAALSVNLTNRGRRQNQTWSECAYYSVK is encoded by the exons ATGACATCTCCAGTGTTTGCTTTCTATCTCACATGTCTGTTCTTGGTGGAAATGG CTCAGATGACTGATCTGAAATTCTCCTCATCTGTTCGTCAAGACAGTGGTTTTATATCAGCTAATGGTGGTGATGAGGTGACTTTGCAATGTTCCTATGAAGGTGTTGTTTCAAGGCTTTACTGGTATAAGCAAATTCTGGGGCAGAAACCAAGGCTCATCTCCACCTTCTACATCTACGAAAGTAATGGCACTTTTCATAATGAATTGAAGAACAATCCACGTTTCACACTGgataatgaaaacaagaaaaataacttgAAGATCACAGATTTGCACATCTCAGACTCAGCTACTTACTACTGCATAAGTAGCTATTCATACTCGTATGAATTTTTAGAGAGCATTATTGTCAATGTAAAGGGTTCAGGTTTGAACATTGAAGCTTCGGTCCATCAGTCCGCATCTGAGAACATCCAGCCAGGAGGCTCTGTGACTCTGAACTGTATAGTACACACTGGGACCTGTGATGATGGAAaacacagtgtttactggttcaAAAACTCTCAAGAATCTCATCCAggaatcatttacacacatggagGCAggaatgatcagtgtgagaggaacaacaacacacaaacacacacctgtgtctaCAACTTGCCAATGAAGAGTCTGGATCTTTCTCATAATGGGACCTACTACTGTGCTGTTGCCTCATGTGGACAGATATTATTTGGAAACGGGACAACGTTGGACATTGAGA ATGAGGTGGACTCTCTTGTCTTGGTATATTTCTTGAGTGGAGCTTTGGCGTTCACCACCATCCTCAGTGTTTTATCGGCTTTCTCAGTGTGCATGATGAACATGATCAACAGCTTCAAATCTGCAG AGTCTCAGGCAAGAATTTCAGCTCCCTCTACAGTCAATGCGAAG GTTTACAAAGACGCAGACAACCTGTATTATGCTGCTTTAAGTGTGAACCTGACcaacagaggaagaagacagaACCAAACCTGGAGTGAATGTGCGTACTACAGCGTAAAGTAG
- the LOC137174268 gene encoding uncharacterized protein, whose amino-acid sequence MTSLNYILYLACLILGKMAQATDQKSSSSHQESSFVSANVGESLTLQCFYDPDATTRLYWYKQTLGQKPRLMSTLFAFNKNGTFLHEFKDNPRFTLDTENNKNHLMISDLRISDSATYYCARRFSLMIEFEEGTVVSVKGSGLNIQALVHQSASESIQPEGSVTLNCTVHTGTCDDGEHSVYWLKNSQESHPGIIYTHGGRNDQCERNNNTQTHTCVYNLPMKSLNPSYAGTECAVASCGWILFGNGTKLDVDNEVDSLVLVYFSSGALTFTTILVILLAFSVYKMKKRNGCQCKESQARFSAPSTSNAEGHQNEENIHYAALRKHKVNRSRRQRNNTETECVYSRVKQ is encoded by the exons ATGACATCTCTAAACTATATTTTGTATCTGGCATGTCTTATCTTGGGAAAAATGG CTCAAGCAACTGATCAGAAATCTTCCTCATCTCATCAAGAAAGTAGTTTTGTATCAGCAAATGTTGGTGAAAGTTtgactttacaatgtttctatgATCCTGATGCTACAACAAGACTTTACTGGTACAAGCAAACTCTCGGACAGAAACCAAGGCTCATGTCTACCTTATTTGCGTTCAATAAAAATGGAACATTTCTTCATGAATTCAAGGACAATCCACGTTTCACACTGGAtactgaaaacaataaaaatcactTGATGATCTCAGATCTACGCATTTCAGACTCAGCTACTTACTACTGCGCAAGAAGGTTTTCATTAATGATTGAATTTGAGGAGGGTACTGTTGTCAGTGTAAAGGGTTCAGGTTTGAACATCCAAGCTTTGGTCCATCAGTCGGCATCTGAGAGCATCCAGCCAGAAGGCTCTGTGACTCTgaactgtacagtacacactggGACCTGTGATGACGGAGAACACAGTGTTTACTGGCTCAAAAACTCTCAAGAATCTCATCCAggaatcatttacacacatggagGCAggaatgatcagtgtgagaggaacaacaacacacaaacacacacctgtgtctaCAACTTGCCAATGAAGAGTCTGAATCCTTCTTATGCTGGGACCGAATGTGCTGTCGCCTCATGTGGATGGATACTGTTTGGAAACGGGACCAAGCTGGATGTTGACA ATGAGGTGGATTCTCTTGTCTTGGTGTATTTCTCGAGTGGAGCTTTGACATTCACCACCATCCTGGTTATTTTACTGGCTTTCTCAGTGTAcaagatgaagaagagaaacGGCTGCCAGTGTAAAG AGTCTCAGGCGAGATTTTCAGCTCCCTCCACATCAAATGCAGAG GGTCaccaaaatgaagaaaacatccaTTACGCAGCATTAAGGAAGCACAAGGTCAACAGATCTCGAAGACAGAGGAACAACACCGAGACTGAATGTGTGTACTCAAGAGTAAAGCAGTAG